CTGCAGGAGGCTGTCCCGCTGTTGCGCCGCCTCGGCCGGAAACTGGGCCAGGCGGGTGCGCGCCGTATCGCGTTCGGTGCGGGCTGACTGCAGTTCACGCGCGATCGACAAGGTCTGCACCCGCAGCGCCAGCCCCTGCTCCTGCAGCTCCTGCCATTGCACACGCGACAACACGCCCTTTTCCGCGAGGCTGCGCTGGCGTTCCAGTTTGTCCGCCGCCAGCTGCTGCCGCGACAGTTGCACGTTGTGCTGCTCAGCGGCGCCGGCCAGTGCCCGCTCCCGATCTTCAAGCGTGGCCTCGCGCTGGTGGCGTTCCAGCCGCTGTTGCGCATCGAGCGCGTCGATCTGCGTTTCAAGCCGCTCCAGGCTTTCAGTGAGTTCGTCCACACGGATGTGGTCGACCGCCACGCCCTCGGCATCGCGCCGCTCGGAACGCAGGCTCAGCAAGGATTGACCCGCCGTCACCGCGTCCCCGACGCGCGCCGGCACCTGCGTGACGACGCCTTCTGTCGGCGCACGAAGACGGACCGTTCCCTCCACCGGCATCAGCACCCCTGGCGCTGTCTCCGTACGGGTGAAGCGCGCCGTCGCCGCGAACAGGCCGGCAGCGACCAGCGCCACGCCCAGCGCGGCGCTGAGGAATCGCCCGGTGACAGGCCTGACGACGAGCACCTCGCCCTCCAGTCGACGCTGACGCGCAACCAGTACCTCCTGCCGGAACAATCCCGACGCCGTGGATCCGGTCGAATCCGGCGGCTCGAGCAGCGTAGCGCCACCGCCGCCCGCCTGCGCGGCCGCCGCGAACGCGTCGCGCCAGAACCCTTCCACCCCCGGCGCCAGTCCGACGAAGGCTCCCATCAGCTGTCGAAGGCGCAGCAGAAATGCCACGCGGTCGGTGCACTGCGCAGGGTAACGGCAGAACCAGAACGCCAGTTCGTGGTGCGGCCCCAGCGCTGCCAGCGCCGTAAACTCGCGGCCGCGACGGAGGCTGCCGTCCAAGGCCCTGGTTTCCGGCAACGTAATACGGGATTCGGCCAGGCACCACGG
This genomic stretch from Tahibacter amnicola harbors:
- a CDS encoding HlyD family secretion protein — its product is MHAEGSAIEGMGGGTTAGPASLDPGQVNYLLQLLCGNDPLHLHFQTPLWTPAAVAEMIGDEFEIPLGTDETIDLLARTGIVPLDPWLGVPSAERLRYESWLGAELNRQGGAFSRTPPWCLAESRITLPETRALDGSLRRGREFTALAALGPHHELAFWFCRYPAQCTDRVAFLLRLRQLMGAFVGLAPGVEGFWRDAFAAAAQAGGGGATLLEPPDSTGSTASGLFRQEVLVARQRRLEGEVLVVRPVTGRFLSAALGVALVAAGLFAATARFTRTETAPGVLMPVEGTVRLRAPTEGVVTQVPARVGDAVTAGQSLLSLRSERRDAEGVAVDHIRVDELTESLERLETQIDALDAQQRLERHQREATLEDRERALAGAAEQHNVQLSRQQLAADKLERQRSLAEKGVLSRVQWQELQEQGLALRVQTLSIARELQSARTERDTARTRLAQFPAEAAQQRDSLLQQRADLTDRLTQARLAAGSQVSAPRNGRVAAVLVTPGETVKAGQPLVVVVDDSVPLEARLLLPSRAMGFLRVGQAVQLKLDAFTFQRYGALAGTIREVAGVAVTGEDLLDAGLASTEPLYPVSVQLARQHMPALGESRPLTAGMRLSADIVIDRPSLLDWILEPLYSLRGR